The region GTTACGCAATCATTCAATATCTTTCTCAGCATAGCATCTGCGCTCATCTTTTCATTAAATATCTGCTCTTCTTTTACGCCAAGTACGTCACTACTCCTCCACCATTGGCGCATCTCCGCCTCGCCAAACTCATGTGCATTCGGCTTCGTGGCGTGCCGGCGTAATGTTTCATCAAACGGAATATCAAAGTAATAAACATGAACGACTCCATTAAAATTTACCATTAATTCCGCAAGCTTATTGCCGTACACGTCGCAGCGCAAAATTCCCTCTAGAATGACAATCTTATTAAGACGATTACCATACAAACACAGTTTATAGATAAGCTCAACTGCTGGATTATTCGGTACGTCTTTAACACGAAGCATAGTACGGCGCACGACATCTTGCGACACAAGCATCGCGTCCGCATGGAAATGGTCAAACAACCGTTTTGCCACCGTTGTTTTACCGCTACCAGAATTACCGCGGAGGATAATGAGATGCGAATCTTCCATATGTCTAGTATATAATTTATACCAACGCTTTACGGAAAATCATATTATCGGCATGGACGAATTATATGCGCACTATCCGTATACTCCGACCTTACTAATACAGTATCAGCCGTATCTACTGACAACAACGGCACCTCTTCAAAATACTCCACATATCTATACGCGCTAATTGCGTTTGCGAGCAGCGTCGGCAGTGTTGCAGCCGTCAATCTAATATTGCACTCTAGTACATCTAGACTATCCTTGCTTATCATCAAGTCAACACCAAAAAATCCTGTATAGCTATGGATAAGCGAGTCAATCCTGCGGCACGTCTCAGCCACAAAATTACATAGCCTATCTTCCATTACAGCTTTAATGTCTAATATTTTAGCCCCAACAAAATGAGTTCCGTCCATATACTGT is a window of Candidatus Saccharimonadaceae bacterium ML1 DNA encoding:
- a CDS encoding AAA family ATPase, which codes for MEDSHLIILRGNSGSGKTTVAKRLFDHFHADAMLVSQDVVRRTMLRVKDVPNNPAVELIYKLCLYGNRLNKIVILEGILRCDVYGNKLAELMVNFNGVVHVYYFDIPFDETLRRHATKPNAHEFGEAEMRQWWRSSDVLGVKEEQIFNEKMSADAMLRKILNDCVTGSNNTMKGS
- a CDS encoding ATP-grasp domain-containing protein, with amino-acid sequence MDGTHFVGAKILDIKAVMEDRLCNFVAETCRRIDSLIHSYTGFFGVDLMISKDSLDVLECNIRLTAATLPTLLANAISAYRYVEYFEEVPLLSVDTADTVLVRSEYTDSAHIIRPCR